In Silene latifolia isolate original U9 population chromosome 3, ASM4854445v1, whole genome shotgun sequence, a single window of DNA contains:
- the LOC141649682 gene encoding uncharacterized protein LOC141649682 yields the protein MVETQLAQIAQQVSQSVKSHGQFPGNTEANPEGQMNALTLRNGKVLEETTNPKSMFVEYEAIVIEDEGKAMEEIVVEKKQAYEKKSSLTPPRVYVPPVPFPQRLAKAKLEQKYGKFLDILKGMHINIPFLEAISEIPSYGKFLKELLSNKKKLGASTTINLYKECSAILLNKLPQKLDDPGSFSIPCSIGGIYIQRALCDLGASVSLMPLSIFKRLQMMDLKPTRVSLQLVDRSVKFPLWVVEDVPLAIGKLVIPCDFFVMDIPEDTQVPIILGRPCLATA from the coding sequence ATGGTAGAAACTCAACTTGCTCAAATAGCCCAACAAGTAAGTCAGTCTGTGAAATCTCATGGTCAGTTCCCGGGAAACACCGAAGCTAATCCAGAAGGTCAGATGAATGCTTTAACCTTAAGGAACGGGAAGGTACTTGAAGAGACTACTAATCCTAAGAGCATGTTTGTTGAATATGAAGCTATTGTGATCGAGGATGAGGGCAAGGCGATGGAGGAAATTGTAGTTGAAAAGAAGCAAGCTTATGAGAAGAAATCTTCGTTAACTCCTCCTAGAGTATATGTGCCGCCTGTACCTTTTCCTCAAAGGTTAGCCAAGGCAAAATTGGAGCAAAAGTACGGAAAATTTCTAGATATCCTAAAAGGAATGCACATTAATATTCCCTTTTTGGAGGCTATTTCTGAAATCCCATCTTATGGAAAGTTTCTCAAGGAGCTGCTTTCTAACAAAAAGAAACTTGGAGCCAGCACGACTATTAACTTGTATAAGGAGTGTAGTGCCATACTCCTTAACAAGCTTCCTCAAAAGCTTGACGATCCTGGCAGTTTTTCAATCCCTTGTTCTATTGGAGGTATTTATATTCAACGTGCcttgtgtgatttgggggctagTGTTAGCCTTATGCCTCTGTCGATTTTTAAGAGGTTGCAAATGATGGATCTAAAGCCGACTAGAGTTTCACTACAATTGGTTGATCGGTCAGTCAAATTTCCACTTTGGGTCGTTGAAGATGTTCCCTTAGCTATTGGAAAACTTGTTATTCCATGTGATTTCTTTGTCATGGACATTCCTGAGGACACTCAAGTACCCATTATCTTGGGACGTCCATGTTTAGCCACTGCTTGA